The Micromonospora sediminicola genome contains a region encoding:
- a CDS encoding gamma-aminobutyraldehyde dehydrogenase, producing MSDQQQLRNFVNGEYVDPVDGGYADLIDPCTGEVFAQAPVSGAADVDAAMKAASAAFETWRDATPAERQRALLKFADAVESRAAELVDAEVRNTGKPRQLTADEELPPAVDELRFFAGAARLLEGRSAGEYLAGHTSYVRREPIGVCAQVTPWNYPLMMAVWKIAPALAAGNAVVLKPSDTTPVSTLLLAEIAAEHLPPGVFNVVCGDRDTGRTLVSHPTPQLVSITGSTRAGMEVAAAAAPDLKRTHLELGGKAPVVIFDDADVAAAAEAIAVGGYFNAGQDCTAATRVLTGPGIHEDFVAALTEQARNTRTGAPDDADVLYGPLNNANQLARVSGFVDRLPDHANVTTGGSRVGDRGFFYAPTVVSGVRQADEIIQDEVFGPVITVQRFSDEDEAVRWANGVDYGLSASVWTRDHGRAMRMTRRLDFGCVWVNTHIPFVSEMPHGGFKHSGHGKDLSVYSLEDYTRVKHVMHHIEG from the coding sequence ATGAGCGACCAGCAGCAGCTGCGCAACTTCGTCAACGGCGAGTACGTCGACCCGGTGGACGGCGGCTACGCCGACCTGATCGACCCGTGCACCGGCGAGGTCTTCGCCCAGGCGCCGGTGTCCGGGGCGGCGGACGTGGACGCGGCGATGAAGGCCGCCTCCGCCGCGTTCGAGACCTGGCGGGACGCCACGCCGGCCGAGCGGCAGCGGGCGCTGCTCAAGTTCGCCGACGCGGTGGAGTCCCGGGCCGCCGAGCTGGTCGACGCCGAGGTCCGCAACACCGGCAAGCCCCGGCAGCTCACCGCCGACGAGGAGCTGCCGCCGGCCGTGGACGAGCTGCGCTTCTTCGCGGGGGCGGCCCGCCTGCTGGAGGGGCGTTCGGCCGGCGAGTACCTGGCCGGGCACACCTCGTACGTGCGGCGCGAGCCGATCGGCGTCTGCGCCCAGGTGACACCCTGGAACTACCCGCTGATGATGGCGGTCTGGAAGATCGCCCCGGCGCTGGCGGCCGGTAACGCGGTGGTGCTGAAGCCGTCGGACACCACGCCGGTGTCGACGCTGCTGCTGGCCGAGATCGCCGCCGAGCACCTGCCCCCGGGTGTGTTCAACGTGGTCTGCGGTGACCGCGACACCGGCCGTACCCTGGTCTCCCACCCGACCCCGCAGCTCGTGTCGATCACCGGCTCGACCCGCGCGGGCATGGAGGTCGCCGCCGCGGCGGCGCCGGACCTCAAGCGGACCCACCTGGAGCTGGGAGGCAAGGCCCCGGTGGTGATCTTCGACGACGCGGACGTGGCGGCGGCGGCCGAGGCGATCGCGGTGGGCGGCTACTTCAACGCCGGTCAGGACTGCACGGCGGCGACCCGCGTGCTCACCGGGCCGGGCATCCACGAGGACTTCGTGGCGGCGCTGACCGAGCAGGCCCGCAACACCCGCACCGGCGCGCCGGACGACGCCGACGTGCTCTACGGCCCGCTGAACAACGCCAACCAGCTCGCCCGGGTGAGCGGCTTCGTGGACCGGCTGCCGGACCACGCGAACGTCACCACCGGCGGGTCCCGGGTCGGCGATCGCGGCTTCTTCTACGCCCCGACCGTGGTCTCCGGCGTCCGCCAGGCCGACGAGATCATCCAGGACGAGGTGTTCGGTCCGGTGATCACCGTGCAACGGTTCTCCGACGAGGACGAGGCGGTGCGCTGGGCCAACGGCGTGGACTACGGCCTGTCCGCCTCGGTGTGGACGCGCGACCACGGCCGGGCCATGCGGATGACGCGGCGGCTGGACTTCGGCTGCGTCTGGGTGAACACGCACATCCCGTTCGTCTCGGAGATGCCGCACGGCGGCTTCAAGCACTCCGGCCACGGCAAGGACCTGTCGGTCTACAGCCTGGAGGACTACACCCGGGTCAAGCACGTCATGCACCACATCGAGGGCTGA
- the gabT gene encoding 4-aminobutyrate--2-oxoglutarate transaminase encodes MDTSEELHKRRVGAVARGVGSTIAAYVDRAGGGTITDVDGREWIDFAAGIAVTNVGNSAPRVVEAVRAQVERFTHTCFMVAPYESYVAVCEQLNALTPGGFEKRSALFNSGAEAVENAVKIARHATGRPAVVVFDHAYHGRTNLTMALTAKNMPYKHRFGPFAGEVYRVPMSYPLRDGGLDGATAAARSIEMIEKQVGAENVAALLIEPIQGEGGFVVPAEGFLPALREWATAAGVVFVADEIQTGFCRTGDWFACAHEGVEPDLVTLAKGIAGGLPLAAVTGRAELMDAVHVGGLGGTYGGNPIACAAALAAMETMRELDLAAAARRIGAVMGERLRAIADRDPRVAEVRGRGAMLAVEIVVPGTLTPDPAATAAVSAACHAAGLLTLTCGTYGNVLRFLPPLVISDDELARGLDILDAAFG; translated from the coding sequence ATGGACACCAGCGAAGAGTTGCACAAGCGCCGGGTCGGGGCCGTGGCGCGGGGCGTGGGCAGCACGATCGCCGCCTACGTGGACCGGGCGGGCGGCGGCACGATCACGGACGTGGACGGCCGGGAGTGGATCGACTTCGCCGCCGGCATCGCGGTCACCAACGTGGGCAACTCCGCCCCGAGGGTGGTCGAGGCGGTTCGGGCCCAGGTGGAGCGGTTCACCCACACCTGCTTCATGGTCGCGCCCTACGAGTCGTACGTGGCGGTGTGCGAGCAGCTCAACGCGCTGACCCCGGGCGGCTTCGAGAAGCGCTCGGCGTTGTTCAACTCCGGCGCCGAGGCGGTGGAGAACGCGGTGAAGATCGCCCGGCACGCCACCGGCCGGCCCGCGGTGGTGGTGTTCGACCACGCCTACCACGGCCGGACCAACCTGACCATGGCGCTGACCGCGAAGAACATGCCGTACAAGCACCGGTTCGGGCCGTTCGCCGGTGAGGTCTACCGGGTGCCGATGTCGTATCCGCTGCGCGACGGCGGGCTGGACGGGGCCACCGCCGCGGCCCGGTCGATCGAGATGATCGAGAAACAGGTGGGCGCGGAGAACGTGGCCGCGCTGCTGATCGAGCCGATCCAGGGCGAGGGCGGTTTCGTCGTACCCGCCGAGGGTTTCCTGCCGGCGCTGCGCGAGTGGGCGACGGCGGCCGGGGTGGTGTTCGTCGCCGACGAGATCCAGACCGGTTTCTGCCGCACCGGCGACTGGTTCGCCTGTGCGCACGAGGGCGTCGAGCCGGACCTGGTCACGCTGGCCAAGGGCATCGCCGGCGGCCTGCCGCTGGCGGCGGTGACCGGGCGGGCCGAGCTGATGGACGCGGTGCACGTCGGCGGCCTCGGCGGCACGTACGGCGGCAACCCGATCGCCTGCGCCGCCGCGCTGGCGGCGATGGAGACCATGCGGGAGCTGGACCTGGCCGCCGCCGCCCGGCGGATCGGCGCGGTGATGGGTGAGCGGCTGCGCGCGATCGCCGACCGGGATCCGCGCGTCGCCGAGGTACGTGGTCGGGGCGCGATGCTGGCCGTGGAGATCGTCGTTCCGGGCACGTTGACGCCGGACCCGGCCGCCACGGCGGCGGTATCGGCGGCCTGCCACGCGGCCGGGCTGCTCACGTTGACCTGCGGCACCTACGGCAACGTGCTGCGCTTCCTGCCGCCGCTGGTCATCTCCGACGACGAGTTGGCCCGGGGTCTCGACATCCTCGACGCCGCGTTCGGCTGA
- a CDS encoding M15 family metallopeptidase, translating to MILLSDPRVAAVSSRDDGEPLVDLREVPELRVDGRAADPAGAYARVRRGVADRLLAAQRALPPGLRLLVVEGYRPYRAQLDIFTGYRDELRRRHPDWSAERLHRETTKFVSPVEVAPHSTGGAVDLTLCDADGVEVAMGTALDATPEESADACFTAARHIPVTAWRNRRILVSALSGAGLVNYPTEWWHWSYGDRYWALLAGESHTRYGPL from the coding sequence GTGATCCTGCTCTCCGACCCCCGGGTCGCCGCGGTGTCCAGCCGGGACGACGGCGAACCCCTGGTCGACCTTCGGGAGGTGCCGGAGCTGCGGGTGGACGGGCGGGCCGCCGACCCCGCCGGGGCGTACGCGCGGGTGCGGCGCGGGGTCGCGGACCGGCTGCTGGCCGCGCAGCGGGCGCTGCCGCCCGGCCTGCGCCTGCTCGTGGTCGAGGGCTACCGGCCGTACCGGGCGCAGCTCGACATCTTCACCGGCTACCGGGACGAGTTGCGTCGGCGGCACCCGGACTGGTCGGCCGAGCGGCTGCACCGGGAGACCACCAAGTTCGTCTCGCCGGTCGAGGTGGCCCCGCACAGCACCGGCGGCGCGGTGGACCTGACGCTCTGCGACGCCGACGGGGTCGAGGTGGCGATGGGCACGGCCCTGGACGCGACGCCGGAGGAGAGCGCGGACGCCTGCTTCACCGCGGCCCGGCACATCCCGGTCACCGCGTGGCGCAACCGGCGGATCCTGGTGTCCGCGTTGAGTGGCGCGGGGTTGGTGAACTATCCGACCGAGTGGTGGCACTGGTCCTACGGCGACCGGTACTGGGCGCTTCTCGCCGGAGAGTCGCACACCCGTTACGGTCCGCTGTGA
- a CDS encoding D-alanine--D-alanine ligase family protein — MRTTSRIGVLFGGPSAEHEVSCASALGVARALAERGHHVVALGITRTGGLRMVPEPALTRHLTTVAAGRAIDDRLPVTGPAVELRRGSAAGTVAVTAADAPATTHAELDVVFPVLHGPYGEDGVVQGLLESLGVPYVGCGILASAVGMDKVAMKRALRAEGVPTTPHVWFDEPTWRAAEDPEKLVVGLRRPLFVKPARMGSSIGISRVAERGDLAAAVEEAFRHDHVVLVEQGVTGRELECGVLGGWRPEASAVGEVRVAGGWFDYRQKYFGDADPMIVPASLPDEVTERIRELSVRAFAAIGGWGLARVDFLYDEATGDLFVNELNTLPGFTAHSMYPKVWAASGVAYPEVVDRLVALAFTRHAARPSGAHPGGTP, encoded by the coding sequence ATGAGGACGACATCGCGGATCGGTGTGCTGTTCGGCGGGCCGTCGGCCGAGCACGAGGTCTCCTGCGCCTCGGCGCTCGGCGTGGCCCGGGCCCTGGCCGAACGGGGCCACCACGTGGTCGCGCTCGGCATCACCCGCACCGGCGGGCTGCGGATGGTGCCGGAGCCGGCGCTGACCCGACACCTCACGACCGTCGCCGCCGGCCGGGCGATCGACGACCGCCTGCCGGTGACCGGGCCGGCGGTGGAGCTGCGGCGCGGCTCGGCCGCCGGCACGGTCGCGGTCACCGCCGCCGATGCCCCCGCCACCACGCACGCCGAGCTGGACGTGGTCTTCCCGGTGCTGCACGGCCCGTACGGCGAGGACGGCGTGGTGCAGGGCCTGCTCGAGTCGCTCGGCGTGCCGTACGTCGGGTGCGGCATCCTCGCCTCCGCCGTCGGCATGGACAAGGTGGCGATGAAGCGGGCGCTGCGGGCCGAGGGCGTGCCGACCACCCCGCACGTCTGGTTCGACGAGCCCACCTGGCGGGCGGCGGAGGACCCGGAGAAGCTGGTGGTCGGGCTGCGCCGGCCGCTGTTCGTCAAGCCGGCCCGGATGGGCTCCTCGATCGGTATCTCCCGGGTCGCCGAGCGCGGCGACCTGGCGGCAGCCGTCGAGGAGGCGTTCCGGCACGACCACGTGGTGCTGGTCGAGCAGGGGGTGACCGGCCGGGAGCTGGAGTGCGGCGTGCTCGGCGGCTGGCGGCCGGAGGCGTCGGCGGTCGGCGAGGTGCGGGTCGCGGGCGGCTGGTTCGACTACCGGCAGAAGTACTTCGGCGACGCCGACCCGATGATCGTCCCGGCGTCGCTGCCCGACGAGGTCACCGAGCGGATCCGGGAGCTGTCCGTGCGGGCGTTCGCCGCGATCGGCGGCTGGGGTCTGGCCCGGGTCGACTTCCTCTACGACGAGGCCACCGGCGACCTGTTCGTCAACGAGCTGAACACGCTGCCCGGCTTCACCGCGCACTCGATGTACCCGAAGGTGTGGGCCGCGTCCGGCGTGGCGTACCCGGAGGTGGTGGACCGGCTGGTCGCGCTCGCCTTCACCCGCCACGCGGCCCGGCCGTCCGGCGCGCACCCGGGGGGTACGCCGTGA
- a CDS encoding threonine ammonia-lyase, producing the protein MSRTHGPALPARADVEEAARRLAGRVVRTPVLHSPAIDRLAGARILLKAENLQDGGSYKMRGAMLAVGRLADAGHTGVVAQSTGNHAVAVALAARRHGLAATVVLPVDAAPVKVDRARAAGARVVRAGTTVEERLAVARRIAEVEGHPLVDAYDHPDVVAGQGSASLELIEEAARRGTPLDALVVPVGGGGGIAGACLAAAGTPIEVYGVEPVGCDSLARSLAAGRPTPVAPAPSLADGLRPGCVGDLPFAVARTGVRGVVRVDDDAIGEAFRLLLLDLKVLVEPSGAAALAGALRLGEPAGPGGGAGTAAGPGGGGTPWPSGGGRRRTVGVVLTGGNVEADLVARLAGDRTTAGAAA; encoded by the coding sequence ATGTCCCGAACACACGGGCCGGCGCTGCCGGCCCGGGCCGACGTCGAGGAGGCCGCCCGCCGGCTGGCCGGCCGGGTGGTGCGCACCCCGGTGCTGCACAGCCCGGCGATCGACCGCCTGGCCGGCGCCCGCATCCTGCTCAAGGCGGAGAACCTCCAGGACGGCGGCTCGTACAAGATGCGCGGCGCGATGCTGGCGGTGGGCCGGCTCGCCGACGCCGGGCACACCGGAGTGGTCGCGCAGAGCACCGGCAACCACGCGGTCGCGGTGGCGCTGGCCGCGCGCCGGCACGGGCTGGCCGCCACCGTGGTGCTGCCGGTGGACGCCGCGCCGGTCAAGGTGGACCGGGCGCGGGCGGCCGGCGCCCGGGTGGTCCGCGCCGGCACCACCGTCGAGGAGCGCCTGGCCGTGGCGCGGCGGATCGCCGAGGTGGAGGGCCACCCGCTGGTCGACGCGTACGACCACCCGGACGTGGTGGCCGGGCAGGGCAGCGCGAGCCTGGAACTGATCGAGGAGGCGGCGCGGCGCGGCACACCGCTGGACGCGCTCGTGGTGCCGGTGGGCGGGGGCGGCGGCATCGCCGGCGCCTGCTTGGCGGCGGCCGGAACCCCGATCGAGGTGTACGGCGTGGAGCCGGTCGGGTGCGACTCGCTGGCGCGCAGCCTGGCCGCCGGACGGCCCACACCGGTGGCCCCGGCGCCGAGCCTGGCCGACGGACTCCGTCCCGGCTGCGTCGGTGACCTGCCGTTCGCGGTGGCCCGCACCGGCGTGCGCGGGGTGGTCCGGGTCGACGACGACGCGATCGGGGAGGCGTTCCGGCTGCTCCTGCTGGATTTGAAGGTGCTCGTCGAGCCGTCCGGCGCCGCCGCGCTGGCCGGCGCGCTGCGGCTGGGCGAGCCGGCCGGTCCCGGCGGCGGGGCGGGCACGGCGGCCGGTCCCGGCGGCGGTGGGACGCCGTGGCCTTCTGGTGGCGGGCGACGAAGGACGGTCGGCGTGGTGCTGACCGGCGGAAACGTGGAAGCGGACCTGGTGGCCCGGCTGGCGGGCGACCGGACGACGGCGGGAGCGGCGGCATGA
- a CDS encoding sensor histidine kinase, with protein MSPRRRILLVGVLALLAGFLLPNLVKWLLELVWWRAQQFCGLATIGAVCEPGRPFVPLLPTLTELLVLVTAGVGVWVGARWCLRPVRDLADPIANLGPQNLGYRIRRGGRDELARLTRAIDDMMDRVTAGYEGQRRFAANASHELRTPLAVQRTLIEVGMARSLSGEQLDLLTAQLLATNERNERLIEGLLALSESDQGLRSSTPQRLDEVVAAVLAAYADRAAEAGVTVESRLSPRIVTGERVLLERLVTNLVENGIKYNREGGRLVVAVGGDPALTVTNSGQAVPGEAVAGLFEPFRRLARDRTNQGGGAGLGLAIARSITQAHGGLIAARPGEDGGLRVDVHLPTVR; from the coding sequence GTGAGCCCCCGCCGCCGCATCCTGCTGGTCGGGGTGCTCGCCCTGCTCGCCGGGTTCCTGCTGCCCAACCTGGTCAAGTGGCTGCTCGAACTGGTGTGGTGGCGGGCCCAGCAGTTCTGCGGGCTGGCCACGATCGGCGCGGTGTGCGAACCGGGACGGCCGTTCGTCCCGCTGCTCCCGACGCTCACCGAACTGCTGGTGCTGGTCACCGCCGGTGTCGGGGTGTGGGTCGGGGCCCGCTGGTGCCTGCGCCCGGTGCGCGACCTGGCCGACCCGATCGCGAACCTGGGACCGCAGAACCTCGGCTACCGGATCCGGCGGGGCGGGCGGGACGAGCTGGCCCGGCTCACCCGTGCCATCGACGACATGATGGACCGGGTCACCGCCGGCTACGAGGGGCAGCGACGGTTCGCCGCCAACGCCTCGCACGAGCTGCGGACGCCGCTGGCGGTGCAGCGCACGCTGATCGAGGTCGGCATGGCCCGGTCGCTCAGCGGTGAGCAGCTGGACCTGCTGACCGCGCAACTGCTGGCCACCAACGAGCGCAACGAGCGGCTGATCGAAGGGCTGCTCGCGCTCAGCGAGAGCGACCAGGGCCTGCGGTCCTCCACCCCGCAGCGCCTCGACGAGGTCGTCGCCGCCGTGCTGGCCGCGTACGCCGACCGGGCGGCCGAAGCGGGCGTGACAGTGGAGAGCCGACTGTCGCCCCGGATCGTGACCGGCGAGCGGGTACTGCTGGAACGCCTGGTCACGAACCTGGTGGAGAACGGCATCAAGTACAACCGCGAGGGCGGACGGCTCGTCGTCGCCGTCGGCGGCGACCCGGCGCTGACCGTCACCAACAGCGGGCAGGCCGTCCCCGGCGAGGCGGTCGCCGGGCTGTTCGAGCCGTTCCGGCGCCTCGCCCGGGACCGCACCAACCAGGGCGGCGGCGCCGGGCTCGGCCTGGCCATCGCCCGCTCCATCACCCAGGCGCACGGCGGCCTCATCGCCGCCCGCCCGGGCGAGGACGGCGGCCTGCGGGTCGACGTCCACCTGCCCACCGTGCGCTGA
- a CDS encoding response regulator transcription factor: MRVLVADDERLLADTVAEGLRRFSMAVDVCYDGDGALERIGVNRYDVAVLDRDMPGATGDEVCRSLAGSDAGTRVLLLTAAAGIRDRVAGLGLGADDYLTKPFAFAELVARVQALGRRSTPAVPPVLERHGVVLDVAAHTATRDGRPLGLSPKEFAVLHVLLRAGGRVVSTEDLLEQAWDEFADPFTNAVRVTVMTLRKKLGQPSVLHTVPRAGYRIGEPA, from the coding sequence GTGCGGGTGCTGGTGGCGGACGACGAGCGGCTGTTGGCGGACACGGTCGCCGAGGGGCTGCGGCGGTTCTCCATGGCGGTCGACGTCTGTTACGACGGCGACGGCGCGCTGGAGCGGATCGGCGTCAACCGCTACGACGTGGCGGTGCTGGACCGGGACATGCCCGGCGCCACCGGCGACGAGGTGTGCCGGAGCCTGGCCGGGTCGGATGCCGGCACCCGGGTGCTGCTGCTCACCGCCGCCGCCGGCATCCGGGACCGGGTGGCCGGCCTCGGGCTGGGCGCGGACGACTACCTCACCAAGCCGTTCGCGTTCGCCGAGCTGGTGGCGCGGGTGCAGGCCCTGGGCCGGCGGTCCACCCCGGCGGTGCCGCCGGTGCTGGAACGGCACGGCGTGGTGCTCGACGTGGCCGCGCACACGGCCACCCGGGACGGCCGCCCGCTCGGCCTGAGCCCCAAGGAGTTCGCCGTCCTGCACGTGCTGCTGCGTGCCGGCGGGCGGGTGGTCAGCACCGAGGACCTGCTCGAACAGGCCTGGGACGAGTTCGCCGACCCGTTCACCAACGCGGTCCGGGTCACCGTCATGACGCTGCGCAAGAAGCTCGGCCAGCCGTCCGTCCTGCACACCGTGCCCAGGGCCGGCTACCGGATCGGTGAGCCGGCGTGA
- a CDS encoding helix-turn-helix domain-containing protein: MTDPWLALEFGADPAERIAQVGAAHEAFLTAGTATGRVRDVVRRSWERSARLDPEATAPVDLTDDALESYRAAHPLARVLPLFRDLLGGIAQDGAHLMAVCDAGGRLLWVEGHPGVLRHAERMNFVPGARWDEAHVGTNAPGTALAVDHSVQIFATEHFVRPVQRWTCAAAPIHDPATGLLLGAVDITGGDHLANPQSLALVRATARAAEAFLAAAAPAAPDVPHVAALGRDEAELRVGGRRVRLGRRHSELLVLLVQHPEGRTGEQLGLDLYGDDRLHPVTLRAELSRLRRALGDELLDSRPYRLRAPVRADFRTVTELLEGGDPAAALRAYPGPLLPASDAPGVARLRRLVDGQLRAAVLAADDPGLLAAWTATAAGADDLAAWQALARALPPGAPRRPLAVARARQLAEEYALPRATFLQRRGN; this comes from the coding sequence GTGACTGACCCGTGGCTCGCCCTGGAGTTCGGCGCGGATCCGGCGGAGCGGATCGCGCAGGTCGGTGCCGCCCACGAGGCGTTCCTCACCGCCGGCACCGCGACCGGCCGGGTCCGCGACGTGGTGCGTCGGTCCTGGGAGCGCTCCGCGCGGCTCGACCCGGAGGCCACCGCGCCGGTCGACCTCACCGACGACGCGTTGGAGAGCTACCGGGCGGCGCACCCGCTGGCCCGGGTGCTGCCGCTCTTCCGCGACCTGCTCGGCGGCATCGCGCAGGACGGCGCCCACCTGATGGCGGTCTGCGACGCCGGCGGCCGGCTGCTCTGGGTGGAGGGGCACCCGGGCGTGCTCCGGCACGCCGAGCGGATGAACTTCGTGCCGGGCGCCCGCTGGGACGAGGCACACGTCGGCACCAACGCGCCGGGCACCGCGCTCGCCGTCGACCACAGCGTGCAGATCTTCGCCACCGAGCACTTCGTCCGGCCGGTGCAGCGCTGGACCTGCGCCGCCGCCCCGATCCACGATCCGGCCACCGGCCTGCTGCTCGGCGCCGTCGACATCACCGGCGGCGACCACCTGGCCAACCCGCAGAGCCTCGCGCTGGTCCGGGCCACCGCCCGGGCCGCCGAGGCGTTCCTGGCCGCCGCCGCCCCCGCCGCGCCGGACGTGCCGCACGTGGCCGCGCTCGGTCGGGACGAGGCGGAGCTGCGCGTCGGCGGCCGGCGCGTCCGGCTCGGCCGGCGGCACAGCGAGCTGCTGGTGCTGCTCGTCCAGCACCCCGAGGGGCGCACCGGGGAGCAGCTCGGCCTCGACCTCTACGGCGACGACCGGCTGCACCCGGTCACCCTGCGCGCCGAGCTGTCCCGGCTGCGCCGCGCGCTCGGCGACGAGCTGCTCGACTCCCGCCCCTACCGGCTGCGGGCACCCGTGCGCGCCGACTTCCGTACCGTCACCGAACTGCTGGAGGGCGGCGATCCGGCGGCGGCGCTGCGCGCGTACCCCGGGCCCCTGCTGCCCGCCTCCGACGCGCCGGGGGTGGCGCGACTGCGCCGGCTGGTCGACGGCCAGCTGCGCGCGGCGGTGCTGGCCGCCGACGACCCGGGGCTGCTCGCGGCCTGGACCGCGACCGCCGCCGGCGCCGACGACCTGGCCGCCTGGCAGGCCCTGGCCCGGGCGCTGCCGCCGGGCGCGCCCCGCCGGCCGCTCGCGGTCGCCCGGGCCCGCCAGCTCGCCGAGGAGTACGCGCTGCCGCGCGCAACGTTCCTGCAACGTCGCGGAAACTAG
- the adh gene encoding aldehyde dehydrogenase: MTRYDAPTHWQSRYDHYIGGEYVKPHGGKYFENPTPVTGQTFCEVARGTAEDVEKALDAAHGAADAWGRTSVAERSLILNKIADRMQDNLESLAIAETWENGKPVRETLAADIPLAIDHFRYFAGAIRAQEGSLGEIDDDTVAYHFHEPLGVVGQIIPWNFPILMAVWKLAPALAAGNAVVLKPAEQTPASIHHLLSLVGDLLPPGVLNVVNGFGVEAGKPLASSPRVAKVAFTGETTTGRLIMQYASENIKPVTLELGGKSPNIFFDDVSAASDDFRDKALEGFTMFALNQGEVCTCPSRALIQQGHYADFLAAAVDRTRQIRQGHPLDTDTMIGAQASNDQLEKILSYLDIGRQEGAKVLTGGERADLGGELSGGYYVQPTIFEGDNSMRIFQEEIFGPVVSVTSFADLDDAVKIANDTLYGLGAGVWTRDMTTAYRAGRAIQAGRVWTNCYHAYPAHAAFGGYKQSGIGRENHKMMLEHYQQTKNLLVSYSPQKLGFF; the protein is encoded by the coding sequence ATGACGCGCTACGACGCCCCCACCCACTGGCAGTCCCGCTACGACCACTACATCGGCGGCGAGTACGTGAAGCCGCACGGTGGGAAGTACTTCGAGAACCCGACCCCGGTGACCGGGCAGACCTTCTGCGAGGTGGCCCGGGGCACCGCCGAGGACGTGGAGAAGGCGCTCGACGCGGCGCACGGCGCGGCGGACGCGTGGGGCCGCACGTCGGTGGCCGAACGGTCGTTGATCCTCAACAAGATCGCCGACCGGATGCAGGACAACCTGGAGTCCCTCGCCATCGCCGAGACGTGGGAGAACGGCAAGCCGGTACGCGAGACGCTGGCCGCCGACATCCCGCTGGCGATCGACCACTTCCGCTACTTCGCCGGTGCGATCCGGGCCCAGGAGGGCTCGCTCGGCGAGATCGACGACGACACCGTGGCCTACCACTTCCACGAGCCGCTGGGCGTGGTCGGGCAGATCATCCCGTGGAACTTCCCGATCCTCATGGCGGTCTGGAAGCTCGCCCCGGCGCTGGCCGCCGGCAACGCGGTGGTGCTCAAGCCGGCCGAGCAGACGCCCGCCTCGATCCACCACCTGCTGTCGCTGGTCGGCGACCTGCTGCCGCCGGGCGTGCTCAACGTGGTCAACGGCTTCGGCGTCGAGGCCGGCAAGCCGCTGGCGTCCTCACCCCGGGTGGCCAAGGTGGCGTTCACCGGCGAGACCACCACCGGGCGGCTGATCATGCAGTACGCCAGCGAGAACATCAAACCGGTCACGCTCGAGCTGGGCGGCAAGAGCCCGAACATCTTCTTCGACGACGTCAGCGCCGCCTCCGACGACTTCCGGGACAAGGCGCTCGAAGGCTTCACCATGTTCGCCCTCAACCAGGGCGAGGTGTGCACCTGCCCGTCCCGGGCGCTGATCCAGCAGGGCCACTACGCCGACTTCCTCGCCGCCGCCGTGGACCGGACCCGTCAGATCCGGCAGGGGCACCCGCTGGACACCGACACGATGATCGGCGCGCAGGCGTCCAACGACCAGTTGGAGAAGATCCTGTCCTACCTGGACATCGGGCGGCAGGAGGGCGCGAAGGTGCTCACCGGCGGCGAGCGGGCCGACCTGGGTGGCGAACTGTCCGGCGGCTACTACGTGCAGCCGACCATCTTCGAGGGCGACAACTCGATGCGGATCTTCCAGGAGGAGATCTTCGGCCCGGTGGTGTCGGTGACCTCCTTCGCCGACCTGGACGACGCCGTGAAGATCGCCAATGACACGCTCTACGGGCTCGGGGCCGGCGTCTGGACCCGGGACATGACCACCGCGTACCGGGCCGGACGGGCGATCCAGGCCGGCCGGGTATGGACCAACTGCTACCACGCCTACCCGGCGCACGCCGCGTTCGGCGGCTACAAGCAGTCCGGCATCGGCCGGGAGAACCACAAGATGATGCTGGAGCACTACCAGCAGACCAAGAACCTGCTGGTCAGCTACTCGCCCCAGAAGCTGGGCTTCTTCTGA
- a CDS encoding DUF779 domain-containing protein: MGDPVTLTPAAADLIRSLRGQHGPLMFHQSGGCCDGSAPMCYPAGEFRTGGSDVLLAALAVDGVPEPVEFWMSRAQWDLWQHTRLTVDVVPGRGSGFSLEAPEGVRFLIRSHLAG; encoded by the coding sequence ATGGGTGACCCGGTGACCCTGACCCCCGCGGCGGCCGACCTGATCCGGTCGCTGCGGGGGCAGCACGGTCCGCTGATGTTCCACCAGTCCGGCGGCTGCTGCGACGGCAGCGCCCCGATGTGCTACCCGGCCGGCGAGTTCCGCACCGGCGGCTCGGACGTGCTGCTCGCCGCGCTCGCCGTCGACGGCGTGCCCGAGCCGGTGGAGTTCTGGATGTCGCGGGCCCAGTGGGACCTGTGGCAGCACACCCGGCTCACTGTCGACGTGGTGCCCGGCCGGGGCAGCGGATTCTCGCTGGAGGCGCCGGAGGGGGTCCGCTTCCTCATCCGCTCCCACCTGGCCGGCTGA